A window of Chlorobium phaeobacteroides DSM 266 genomic DNA:
ATCAAAAGCGGCGGCTATGAAGGCAAGCTGAAAGCCAGGGACCTCGCAGAAATCGTTGCTGAACGATTAAACAACCCATAACAAACAACTTATGCTGACTATAACAGAATCGGAACACCGCATATCGCACATGCAGAGGCGACTTCAAGAGAGTGGAATCTCAGGCGCGCTCTTCATGTTCCCCATTGATATCTACTATTTCAGCGGCACCCGCCAGAACGCTGCGCTCTGGATGCCTGCGGAAGGAGTACCCATACTCTTCGTGCGAAAAAGCCTCACCCGAGCAAGAGCGGAAAGCCCTCTCGTCGACATCCGGCCCTTTCCCTCCGGCAAAGAGTTCCCGACACTGTTCAGCGATGAAATCATAACCATCGGCATGACCTTTGACGTCATTCCGGTACAGCAGTTCAACTACTACACAAAAGTTCTTCCAGGCCGGAAATTCGTCGATATCTCACCAATTATCCGTGAGATCCGATCCGTTAAATCGAACGCAGAACTCGAAAAGCTTCGCTCGGGAGCAGAAAAGCTCTGCTCTGTATTCAGCGAAGTGCCGCAGTTCCTGAAAGCAGGGATGCGGGAGCTTGACCTGGCAGCAGAGTTCGAATACCGGCTTCGAAAAGCCGGTCATGAAGGCTATGTCCGCATGAGAGCCTTCAATCAGGAACTTGCCGGCGGCCTGGCAGTCTCAAAAGGGGGAACTGCTCACGGGTGCTTTGACGGCGCCGTAACCGGAAAAGGGCTTTCATGCGCATCACCGCAAGGGGCCTCCCTTGAAATAATCCCTGAAAACGAACCCATTCTGCTTGATTACGCAGGAGTTTTCGGCGGTTATATTTCCGACATGACCCGGATTTTCGTAATCGGCTCGCTTGACACCCGTTTGCAGGAAGCGTTCGATGTTGCCATCAGCATTCAGTCCGCCATACAACAGGCTATGATACCCGGAGCCATTGCCGAAAATCTATACCTCCTCGCCCTGCAAATGGCTGAAAAGGCCGGATTAGACTCCTGCTTTATGGGGCTGCCTGGAGAACAGTCAAAATTCGTCGGCCATGGCGTTGGCCTCGAACTTGACGAGTTCCCGATACTTGCAAAAGGTTTCAACATGCCGCTTCAGGCAGGTCAGACCATCGCCGTCGAACCCAAGTTCGTCATACCCGGCAAAGGAGTCATCGGCATTGAAAACACCTTTATTGTCAGCGGGCATGGCGGATTAAAAGTCACCGATATCC
This region includes:
- a CDS encoding M24 family metallopeptidase, whose product is MLTITESEHRISHMQRRLQESGISGALFMFPIDIYYFSGTRQNAALWMPAEGVPILFVRKSLTRARAESPLVDIRPFPSGKEFPTLFSDEIITIGMTFDVIPVQQFNYYTKVLPGRKFVDISPIIREIRSVKSNAELEKLRSGAEKLCSVFSEVPQFLKAGMRELDLAAEFEYRLRKAGHEGYVRMRAFNQELAGGLAVSKGGTAHGCFDGAVTGKGLSCASPQGASLEIIPENEPILLDYAGVFGGYISDMTRIFVIGSLDTRLQEAFDVAISIQSAIQQAMIPGAIAENLYLLALQMAEKAGLDSCFMGLPGEQSKFVGHGVGLELDEFPILAKGFNMPLQAGQTIAVEPKFVIPGKGVIGIENTFIVSGHGGLKVTDIPDEIVFIKP